One segment of Carya illinoinensis cultivar Pawnee chromosome 13, C.illinoinensisPawnee_v1, whole genome shotgun sequence DNA contains the following:
- the LOC122292284 gene encoding GPI mannosyltransferase 2-like isoform X1 translates to MTFTPTFGSKRHQSLVLRSYILSRLLLLALTIVWRTLLTPYDTSAPLNPSCLSHHHDPPLILFPSVASAVERGVVWDSVYFLRIAHCGYEYELSYAFLPLLPLAISFLSRTVFAPLVPLIGYRAVLELSGSVINNLTFVFAAIYFYKLSVIILKDSDSALRASILFCFNPAAVFYSAIYSESLYALFSIGGIYHLVTGGNSIAVLLLALSTCARSNRVLNAGYFCFPTLH, encoded by the exons ATGACGTTCACCCCCACATTCGGCTCTAAGCGCCACCAATCACTGGTCCTTAGATCGTATATCCTCTCCAGGCTTCTCCTTTTAGCTCTCACCATCGTCTGGCGCACACTCCTCACCCCCTACGACACCTCCGCCCCACTCAACCCTTCCTGCCTATCCCACCACCACGATCCCCCACTGATTCTCTTTCCCTCTGTGGCCTCCGCCGTCGAACGCGGCGTCGTGTGGGACTCCGTCTACTTCCTCCGCATCGCCCACTGTGGCTACGAGTACGAGCTGTCCTACGCCTTCCTCCCTCTCCTCCCCCTCGCAATTTCCTTCCTCTCTCGCACGG TATTTGCGCCGTTGGTACCTTTAATCGGATATAGAGCGGTGCTGGAGCTGTCTGGCTCTGTGATCAATAACCTCACGTTTGTCTTCGCGGCGATATACTTTTACAA GCTTTCAGTTATTATTTTGAAGGATTCTGACTCCGCATTGCGGGCTTCCATCTTGTTTTGCTTCAATCCAGCAGCAGTATTTTATTCGGCGAT ATATTCAGAGAGTCTGTATGCCCTGTTTTCTATTGGAGGGATATACCACCTGGTCACAGGTGGAAATAGTATTGCCGTTCTTCTGCTTGCTCTCTCTACTTGTGCCAGGTCTAACAGAGTGCTTAACGCGGGCTATTTTTGTTTTCCGACGCTACATTGA
- the LOC122292284 gene encoding GPI mannosyltransferase 2-like isoform X3 — MTFTPTFGSKRHQSLVLRSYILSRLLLLALTIVWRTLLTPYDTSAPLNPSCLSHHHDPPLILFPSVASAVERGVVWDSVYFLRIAHCGYEYELSYAFLPLLPLAISFLSRTVFAPLVPLIGYRAVLELSGSVINNLTFVFAAIYFYKLSVIILKDSDSALRASILFCFNPAAVFYSAMSLFLVI, encoded by the exons ATGACGTTCACCCCCACATTCGGCTCTAAGCGCCACCAATCACTGGTCCTTAGATCGTATATCCTCTCCAGGCTTCTCCTTTTAGCTCTCACCATCGTCTGGCGCACACTCCTCACCCCCTACGACACCTCCGCCCCACTCAACCCTTCCTGCCTATCCCACCACCACGATCCCCCACTGATTCTCTTTCCCTCTGTGGCCTCCGCCGTCGAACGCGGCGTCGTGTGGGACTCCGTCTACTTCCTCCGCATCGCCCACTGTGGCTACGAGTACGAGCTGTCCTACGCCTTCCTCCCTCTCCTCCCCCTCGCAATTTCCTTCCTCTCTCGCACGG TATTTGCGCCGTTGGTACCTTTAATCGGATATAGAGCGGTGCTGGAGCTGTCTGGCTCTGTGATCAATAACCTCACGTTTGTCTTCGCGGCGATATACTTTTACAA GCTTTCAGTTATTATTTTGAAGGATTCTGACTCCGCATTGCGGGCTTCCATCTTGTTTTGCTTCAATCCAGCAGCAGTATTTTATTCGGCGAT GTCCTTATTTCTGGTGATTTGA
- the LOC122292284 gene encoding GPI mannosyltransferase 2-like isoform X2, with product MTFTPTFGSKRHQSLVLRSYILSRLLLLALTIVWRTLLTPYDTSAPLNPSCLSHHHDPPLILFPSVASAVERGVVWDSVYFLRIAHCGYEYELSYAFLPLLPLAISFLSRTVFAPLVPLIGYRAVLELSGSVINNLTFVFAAIYFYKLSVIILKDSDSALRASILFCFNPAAVFYSAIYSESLYALFSIGGIYHLVTGGNSIAVLLLALSTCARSLFLVI from the exons ATGACGTTCACCCCCACATTCGGCTCTAAGCGCCACCAATCACTGGTCCTTAGATCGTATATCCTCTCCAGGCTTCTCCTTTTAGCTCTCACCATCGTCTGGCGCACACTCCTCACCCCCTACGACACCTCCGCCCCACTCAACCCTTCCTGCCTATCCCACCACCACGATCCCCCACTGATTCTCTTTCCCTCTGTGGCCTCCGCCGTCGAACGCGGCGTCGTGTGGGACTCCGTCTACTTCCTCCGCATCGCCCACTGTGGCTACGAGTACGAGCTGTCCTACGCCTTCCTCCCTCTCCTCCCCCTCGCAATTTCCTTCCTCTCTCGCACGG TATTTGCGCCGTTGGTACCTTTAATCGGATATAGAGCGGTGCTGGAGCTGTCTGGCTCTGTGATCAATAACCTCACGTTTGTCTTCGCGGCGATATACTTTTACAA GCTTTCAGTTATTATTTTGAAGGATTCTGACTCCGCATTGCGGGCTTCCATCTTGTTTTGCTTCAATCCAGCAGCAGTATTTTATTCGGCGAT ATATTCAGAGAGTCTGTATGCCCTGTTTTCTATTGGAGGGATATACCACCTGGTCACAGGTGGAAATAGTATTGCCGTTCTTCTGCTTGCTCTCTCTACTTGTGCCAG GTCCTTATTTCTGGTGATTTGA